The following nucleotide sequence is from Oceanimonas doudoroffii.
CGCCGGCCTTGTTGATAATGCCCTTGTTGACCGGGCCGGTGACCACGGCGTCGAACTCACCACTCATGTTGCCGTCCGAAGCCCGCTTGAGGGTCTCCAGCACGTAGAGGCCGTTGGCTTCGTCCAGCACGCCGGGCACGGCCGGTTTGGCCAGGGTGACCGGCTCTATGGTCAGGGTGCCGGCGCGCTGGGGCACGGGTTTGGCCTGCTGCCGGTAGGGCAGCAGGGTAATGTCGCGGCCCAGAAGCTCGGCCCTGGCCTGAATCAACGCCGGGTCGGCGAGCACCACCAGCTCCACCGGCCAGTCGAGATCGGACAGCGCCAGCATCAGTTCGGGACCGATGCCGGCGGGCTCGCCCGGGGTTATGGCTATGCGTTTACAACTCACGAATCACCATCGGATAATTGAGCGTCGACAATACGGATGTAGGCCTGATCCTTGAGCTCGTCCAGCCAGGTCTGCACTTCTTCGGTAAAGCGACGGTTGAAAATCAGTTGATAGGCCCGTTGTTCGGTGGCCTGCTCGGTGGCGTCCAGCACCCGCTTGTCTTCCAGCCGCACCAGGTGCCAGCCGTGCTCGGAACGGAACGGTGTGCTCAGCTCGCCCGGTTGCAGCCGAGTGACGGTGTCACGAAAACTGCTGACATACAATTCGGGTGAGGCCCAGCCCAGATCGCCGCCATTGACGGCTGAACCCGCGTCATCGGAAAACTGTTCGGCCAGCTCCGCCATGTTGGCCTCGCCATTGCGAATGGAGCGGGCGAACCCTTCCAGCATGGCCTGGGCCTTGTCTTCACTGAGAATGACGGAAGGCTTGATCAGAATGTGCCGGGCGCGGACCTCCAACGCCTGCACGGCCTGGGTTTTGCCACCCTTCATGTCGAAAATGGTGAGAATGTGCAGGCCGGCGCCGGAGCGAATGGGGCCGATAATATCACCTTTTGCGTGATTTCTCACCGCCTCGCTGAATAGTGACGGCATCTCTCCCATGGCCATCATGCCCCAGTCACCGCCTTCCAGGGCCTTGGGACCGGCGCTGTGGGCAATGGCCAGCTTGCGAAAGTCGGCGCCCTGTTTCAGTTCGGCCAGCAGCAGCTCGGCCTGGCGGTTGGCCTGGCGCAGCTGCTCGCTGCTGGGGTTGGCGGGCAGGGGCAGCAGAATATTGCCAATTCGGTAGCGGGCGTTGCTTTGACCCTGCTCTCGAATCATCTGAACCACCTGCTTGACTTCCTGATCGGAAATGTTGATGCGTCGGCGCACCTGGTTGCGGGCCAGCTCGCTCATCAGGATTTCATTGCGCACCTGCTCGCGAAAGCCGGCCCAGCTCTGGCCGCTGGCGGTAACACCGGCACGCAGCTGCTCCAGGTTTTTGCCTTCGCCGCGAGCGATATTGGCCAGTGCCTGTTCAAGTTGAGTGTCGGTAATACGCAGACCCAGCCGTTCGGCCAGTTGCAGTTGCAGGCTTTCCAGGATCAGGCGCTCCAGTGCCTGTTTGCGCAGGCGCTGGTCGTCGGGCAGGGGCTGGCCGGCGTCCTGGGCGCTGCGGCGTACCTGGTCCACCAGGGCGTTGAGCTGGCTTTCCAGTACCACGGCGTTGTTGACCTGGGCCACGGTTCTGTCCAGCAACTCGGCGGCGTGGCTGGTAGCCGACAGCACACCCAGTGCGGCGGCCATCAGCAGTTGTTTACATCTTTGGTTCATGACAAATCCTGTGCGCAATGAAAAATCAGTTATTGAGGTTGAACGGACGGTAATAGGGCAACAGCCGAGTGCCGGGCTTGAATTCGCTGCCGGTGCCCAGGGAGCTGAATCCCTTCATTTCGAAGCGCAGTCCTATACTGGTTTCCTGGGTGGTACTGGTGGGGTTGAACAGCTTGTCTTCTTTCTGCCATTGTTCCCACACCAGGCTCACCGCCCAGCAGCAGGAGTCGTAGCGCAGTCCTATCAGAGTATCGATATTGCGTTGGAGTTCAATATCCCGGTAATGGCCGCCAACCACGCTCCACTGGGGCGCCACCGGCCAGAATACGGTGCCGCCAATCTGGTTGAGATCGTCGCTCAGGCTTTCGCTGAAATAGGCCTGGTTAAGGTGACGAAAACCGAACTGGGCCAGCTTGCCCTGCTCATTGTACTCCAGGGTCAGGTTGCCAGCCGCCAGCCGCTGGTTGCGGGTGTCCTGCTGGGCCTCACCATGAATAAACCAGTTGTTGTCGAGGTTGAGATCGCCTTCAAAGGTGAGGAAGGAGCGCTTGGTATCGTCGAGCTCTTCGCCGGGATAGAGGCGTACCCTGGGCGGGGTGAAGTTGAACGACTGGGCCAGGGCCAGGCGCAGCCGCTCGGTACCGCTGTCATCATAGATGCGGCTGGTAAAGCCGGCGGTCAGCTGGTTGGCGTCGCTGATGCGATCCAGGCCGGCAAAGCGGCGGTCGCTGAACAGGCTGTAATAGTCCTGACGCATGTTGGTGGTGTCGTACAGACCGATATTGTCCTGATCCTCATAGGGAACGTAGAGGTACTGCAGCTGGGGTTCCAGGGTCTGGGTAAAGTCCTGTTCAAACCAGCGGGCTTCCCGATCAAACACCAGGCCGGCGTTGAGCCTGAGCCGTGGCAGCAGCCGGTCTACGCTGCTGTCCAGGGTGTCGGTATCAAAGCCCCACTGTTCACGGTAAAAGGGCGCCAGGGTGGAAGGAATGTCCTGCTCGTAGTGGGTGTAGTAGGCGCCAATATCGGCCTTGACCTGCACTCCGGCCTGATCTACCACGGAATAGACGAGCCGGGGCTCGGCGTGAAAGCGGGTGGCTTCATAGGTGGTGTCGTTGTCGTTGCCAAACCGAGTCAACTCCGAGTCCAGGGCCAAAT
It contains:
- the surA gene encoding peptidylprolyl isomerase SurA, with protein sequence MNQRCKQLLMAAALGVLSATSHAAELLDRTVAQVNNAVVLESQLNALVDQVRRSAQDAGQPLPDDQRLRKQALERLILESLQLQLAERLGLRITDTQLEQALANIARGEGKNLEQLRAGVTASGQSWAGFREQVRNEILMSELARNQVRRRINISDQEVKQVVQMIREQGQSNARYRIGNILLPLPANPSSEQLRQANRQAELLLAELKQGADFRKLAIAHSAGPKALEGGDWGMMAMGEMPSLFSEAVRNHAKGDIIGPIRSGAGLHILTIFDMKGGKTQAVQALEVRARHILIKPSVILSEDKAQAMLEGFARSIRNGEANMAELAEQFSDDAGSAVNGGDLGWASPELYVSSFRDTVTRLQPGELSTPFRSEHGWHLVRLEDKRVLDATEQATEQRAYQLIFNRRFTEEVQTWLDELKDQAYIRIVDAQLSDGDS